In Paenibacillus sonchi, a single genomic region encodes these proteins:
- a CDS encoding SDR family NAD(P)-dependent oxidoreductase: MDKLKKYIYELVASKKLTAKEATEYITYLQNGNEHRSEEIAVVGISGRFPKAGRVEQFWDNLCSGRDCLDTFPEDRLHDGQALAPGRHLAGGSFKQGGYLDEISFFDAEMFRISPKEALSMEPYQRIMLEVAYDTLVNAGYETQDILGSKTGVFIGRDHVTGIEYRNYAAPDIFRLTGGWPGILASRISYVYNLKGPSVVFDTSCSSGLVGLHFACESLRRNECDMAFVGGISGLFYFPPVKEDGSLDQVESAEEKIRAFDKDAEGTVWGEGCGGLLLKPLSKAAADKDVIYAVIKGSGINNNGLSKGITAPNGEAQEELLKKVWKQAQINPETIRYIETHGTGTILGDTIELNSIINAFQAFTSKKQFCGVGSVKTNIGHLVGASGIVSLIKAVLMLKHGEIPASLHFQTPSPYINLADSALFINDQRSKLEKGNHPVRIGINSFGFSGTNCHVLLEEPPVPLYDNNAENNVFLLTLSARSGQKLVEAAQSLQRFLLTNRSVNLADMCCTASQFRNHFANRLAIMFSSYEDLLAKLKIIKETKELSLWNSHPGISFQLHEVVADTKSQIEAWEIREGEKIALDKTANEVIRELLQKKAGSEMLWEQAARFYIKGASMDWRPLYPGCRKLAMPGNVLERTKYWPAEAKREEVFQDELYYTAEWVEESRLPVGTGAARDTVLLIVHEADAALWEAQLLGKLRGKRCILAELGRPYHKINAEHYHVSNSVEDFSALCGELDISALKQILYAAPSREGLPDSLEECKESFNQTVMNLLYLVKALQAANTMNKDLDIALITKNAHVLQPMDTGSDPFAHTLYGIGKSILQENRSFHVRHIDISNESADMEALPGELEVSSAQYSVALRHGRRYVEVIKRADIAERTGEAITIETGDTFLITGGLGLLGIEVCKYLSQKNKVKLIVLGRTAIPDRESWQSIIMENEDNQLLKKINGILAIEALGFTLDYHCVDICDEAQLRRTVEQIRQDHGSINGVFHCAGVGVGDIEDFGMSGQEFEQRHAVKTYGSWLVYNLTQEFNTGFTLLFSSAVSITGGRGSLAYTAGNAFVDGMAETIRLQGKNVMAVNWSTWEATASKLSLQADKHFFEFLSTHQALQALDLIIRRGMFRTIVGKLNVQNKLLELENLWPFRLAGEIKQALFPKTHQEERPIRQTPVTVKEPEGYTATHRELAQVWADILGLTTISVFDSFHQLGGDSIHAAHLHKQWNERHPGTLDVTDIYRYPTIHEMAGYLDSQRVSQPAALNLDSILEGFKGSKYSKEEAKRLLAEWTEQSSVERLQPAESDDFAIIGYACKFPMAEDAEQFWRNLTTGVGAIRPFPESRRKDTDGYLAAGQISPEGHAYCQGGYLEEIDRFDSAFFHISPREGELMDPEQRLLLENVYQAAEHSGLGGTILSGTRTGVYVGKDTTGRNEYNNRVDILDPLKVTSGSTGILASRIAYYLNLNGPCLVVDTACSSSLTAICLATQALKQGQIDIAIVAGVSLAYLPTQRNSLIDSADEMIRPFDAGANGTMWGEGAGTIILKRMKEAVQDNHVIHAVIKGSEMNNNGTSNGITAPNAEAQEKVLVAAWKAANIDPETISYIEAHATGTKLGDPIEVKGITNAFRRFTNKRQFCAAGTVKANIGHLVGASGMASVIKMIMAFKHKQLPPVLQFQNPNPFIEFADSPIYVNDKLQDWGGSAAPRRCGISSFGFSGTNCHILLEEPPVFTNPQEEKQDWHILALSAKTAASLSALIKRYFHMINGTVTLDLQNICFTANISRGHYEHRIVLLFRTENELRAKFKYLQEAGIPQAADHDQRIYYKASRVSYDQEGLDGDGLLEQDKLKLNKLAESLIEEWSVEETLSAVDNLHKIARLYTDGADIQWDRLYQGQQYRLTELPAYAYEPVRHWIGDPARKGFSPSGKHYHLQWLPDHREQPAGIKPDEGAWLFLGGTGTKSQELLRVLRKQDIELIEVTPGARYHQLAADRYSIGSGEEYSLLLKELSNRGIKHVIHCLSLADEKIAGIEDLHAAENRGVYNLYHLVTELLNGQYHQELNLFFVADHTFLVNRNEPVLNPHHAVLFGMAKVIPQEYPQFKCRCIDIDSATAPETVWKEICSGKEDFQVAYRDNTRYLEHFEERRLEAAEAGGVSLKENGVYVVTGGLGGIGLAVAQYLSGKQRVHLCLLNRGTLPPGPSQSQRIRQIEANGSDVDLYSVDISAPNELQGVLQAIRTKYGQIHGLFHCAGIAGEGLLINKGKPEIKRVLEAKVTGTWLLDQYTAQDNLDYFVLFSSVTSLLGGMGQADYTAANAYLDGFSDYRQANNRRSVTINWPAWKEVGMTLKYDIQEGRSPFLGLTEEQGISILDAVLQRKLSRIIVGEINERYFQNGDLSLPFAVPPQMISRGAGVFHPQEKAIADEPTLPILKGRNDHSYNSYEISLAAMWQKVLGVAEVNVHLPFQETGGNSILAASLVKEIDGVYPGCVNIATLFAYPSIAKMAEYLKQTQSESESSREADPKEAKRMELSDKLSGFVEGKVPIENILQYLDNNELGDDDD, from the coding sequence ATGGACAAACTGAAAAAGTACATCTACGAGCTGGTTGCATCCAAGAAGCTGACTGCCAAGGAAGCGACGGAGTACATCACTTACCTGCAAAACGGAAATGAGCACAGGAGCGAGGAGATTGCGGTTGTCGGAATCTCCGGGAGGTTTCCAAAGGCTGGCCGGGTAGAGCAGTTCTGGGATAATCTCTGTTCAGGCAGAGATTGTTTAGACACCTTTCCTGAAGACCGGCTCCACGATGGACAGGCCTTGGCCCCCGGACGGCATTTGGCGGGTGGGAGCTTCAAACAAGGCGGATATTTAGACGAGATCAGTTTTTTTGATGCAGAGATGTTTCGCATTTCGCCTAAGGAAGCCTTGTCGATGGAGCCATACCAGCGGATCATGCTTGAGGTTGCTTATGACACGTTAGTGAATGCAGGCTATGAGACGCAGGATATTCTTGGCTCCAAAACCGGGGTTTTTATCGGACGTGACCACGTAACAGGGATTGAGTACCGCAACTATGCCGCTCCCGATATTTTTCGTTTAACGGGGGGCTGGCCGGGTATTTTAGCAAGCAGAATCTCCTATGTATATAACCTGAAGGGGCCGAGTGTTGTGTTTGATACCTCTTGCTCCTCCGGGTTGGTGGGACTTCATTTTGCTTGTGAATCCCTACGCAGAAATGAATGTGACATGGCATTTGTAGGCGGCATCAGCGGCCTTTTTTATTTTCCTCCTGTCAAGGAAGATGGATCACTGGACCAGGTGGAGTCCGCTGAAGAAAAAATCCGGGCTTTTGACAAAGATGCAGAGGGCACGGTCTGGGGTGAAGGCTGCGGAGGCCTGCTATTGAAGCCGCTGTCCAAGGCGGCCGCAGATAAAGATGTGATTTATGCGGTCATCAAAGGCAGTGGAATCAACAACAACGGTCTTTCCAAAGGCATCACCGCACCGAACGGGGAAGCGCAGGAAGAGCTGTTGAAAAAGGTATGGAAGCAAGCGCAGATCAACCCCGAAACGATCCGGTATATCGAGACGCACGGAACGGGAACCATCCTGGGAGATACAATCGAGCTGAATTCGATCATCAATGCCTTTCAAGCGTTTACTTCCAAGAAGCAGTTCTGCGGTGTAGGCTCGGTAAAAACCAATATCGGCCATTTGGTCGGGGCTTCCGGGATCGTCTCCCTGATAAAAGCCGTATTGATGCTGAAGCATGGAGAAATTCCGGCCTCGCTGCATTTTCAGACGCCCAGTCCCTATATCAATCTGGCCGATTCGGCCTTATTTATCAATGATCAGCGGAGCAAGCTGGAGAAGGGGAACCACCCGGTCCGGATAGGGATTAACTCGTTCGGATTCAGCGGTACGAATTGCCATGTGCTGCTTGAAGAGCCGCCAGTGCCTTTATACGACAACAATGCGGAAAATAACGTCTTCCTGCTGACCTTATCGGCCAGAAGCGGCCAGAAGCTGGTAGAGGCTGCGCAGAGTCTTCAACGTTTTTTGCTCACGAACCGCAGCGTTAATCTGGCTGATATGTGCTGTACAGCCAGCCAATTCCGCAATCATTTCGCGAACCGGCTGGCTATCATGTTCAGCAGCTATGAAGATTTGCTGGCCAAACTGAAGATTATTAAGGAGACAAAGGAGCTCTCCCTGTGGAACAGCCATCCCGGAATCAGCTTCCAGCTCCATGAAGTGGTTGCGGATACTAAATCGCAGATAGAAGCGTGGGAGATCAGGGAAGGCGAAAAAATTGCACTGGATAAAACTGCCAATGAAGTGATTAGGGAGCTGCTGCAAAAGAAAGCAGGCAGTGAAATGCTCTGGGAGCAGGCGGCCCGCTTCTACATCAAGGGCGCCAGCATGGATTGGCGTCCGCTCTATCCCGGCTGCCGGAAACTGGCTATGCCCGGCAATGTGCTGGAACGGACGAAATACTGGCCGGCTGAAGCGAAGCGGGAAGAGGTATTCCAGGATGAGCTGTATTATACGGCGGAATGGGTAGAAGAGAGCAGGCTGCCCGTCGGTACGGGAGCTGCCCGCGATACGGTTCTGCTGATTGTGCATGAGGCGGATGCAGCCCTATGGGAGGCACAGCTTCTCGGGAAATTACGGGGAAAGCGCTGCATCCTCGCAGAACTCGGCAGACCCTATCACAAAATAAACGCTGAGCATTATCACGTCTCCAATTCGGTTGAAGATTTCTCCGCCCTGTGCGGGGAGCTGGATATTTCGGCACTGAAGCAAATTCTGTATGCAGCGCCTTCCCGGGAGGGGTTGCCGGATTCTTTGGAGGAATGCAAGGAAAGCTTCAATCAGACAGTGATGAATCTGCTGTACCTGGTGAAAGCTCTGCAGGCCGCCAATACAATGAATAAAGATCTGGACATTGCCTTGATTACAAAGAATGCCCATGTCCTGCAACCAATGGATACGGGTTCCGACCCTTTCGCCCATACGCTCTACGGAATAGGGAAATCGATCCTGCAGGAGAATCGTTCCTTCCATGTGCGTCATATTGACATCAGCAATGAGTCCGCCGATATGGAGGCGCTTCCGGGGGAGCTGGAGGTATCATCGGCTCAATATTCAGTAGCGCTGCGCCACGGCCGCCGGTACGTTGAAGTCATTAAGAGAGCGGACATTGCGGAACGAACTGGCGAGGCCATAACCATAGAAACAGGGGACACTTTTCTGATTACCGGCGGCTTGGGACTACTGGGAATAGAGGTCTGCAAGTATCTGAGCCAAAAGAACAAAGTGAAGCTGATCGTCCTGGGAAGAACGGCTATTCCTGACAGAGAATCCTGGCAATCAATCATTATGGAAAATGAAGATAACCAGCTATTGAAAAAAATCAACGGCATTCTGGCTATTGAAGCTCTGGGCTTCACGCTTGATTACCATTGTGTAGATATTTGCGACGAAGCTCAGCTCCGGCGGACCGTCGAACAGATCCGGCAGGATCACGGGAGCATAAACGGCGTGTTCCATTGTGCCGGAGTTGGAGTAGGGGACATCGAGGATTTCGGCATGAGCGGGCAGGAATTTGAACAAAGACATGCGGTGAAAACCTATGGAAGCTGGCTGGTATACAATCTTACCCAAGAATTCAATACCGGGTTTACCCTGTTGTTTTCTTCGGCTGTCAGCATTACCGGCGGAAGAGGTTCGCTTGCCTACACGGCGGGCAATGCTTTTGTGGATGGGATGGCGGAAACCATCAGGCTGCAGGGGAAAAACGTGATGGCCGTCAACTGGTCCACCTGGGAAGCGACCGCATCTAAGCTTTCTTTGCAGGCGGACAAGCATTTTTTTGAGTTCCTGTCCACCCACCAGGCATTGCAGGCGCTGGATCTGATTATCCGCCGCGGGATGTTCCGGACCATTGTCGGCAAGCTCAACGTTCAGAACAAGCTGCTTGAACTGGAGAACCTGTGGCCTTTCCGGCTGGCCGGCGAAATTAAGCAGGCCCTGTTCCCAAAGACACACCAGGAGGAGCGGCCTATCCGCCAGACTCCAGTCACTGTGAAAGAGCCGGAAGGGTATACAGCCACACATCGGGAATTGGCCCAGGTCTGGGCGGATATTCTTGGACTCACAACGATCAGTGTGTTCGATTCTTTTCACCAGCTGGGCGGGGACTCGATTCATGCTGCGCATCTGCACAAGCAATGGAACGAGCGGCATCCCGGCACGCTTGACGTTACGGATATTTACAGATACCCGACCATCCATGAAATGGCCGGGTATTTGGACAGCCAGCGGGTCAGTCAGCCGGCAGCGCTTAATCTGGACAGTATTCTGGAAGGGTTCAAGGGGAGTAAATATTCCAAGGAAGAGGCAAAGCGGCTGTTGGCAGAATGGACTGAACAGTCATCCGTTGAACGCCTTCAACCCGCTGAGAGTGATGATTTTGCCATCATAGGCTATGCCTGCAAGTTCCCGATGGCGGAGGATGCCGAACAATTTTGGCGGAATCTTACGACAGGAGTGGGCGCAATCCGGCCGTTTCCTGAGTCCAGAAGAAAGGATACCGACGGCTACCTGGCTGCCGGTCAGATCAGCCCTGAAGGACATGCGTATTGCCAGGGAGGGTATCTGGAGGAGATCGACCGGTTTGATTCCGCCTTCTTTCACATTTCTCCCAGAGAAGGAGAATTGATGGACCCGGAGCAGCGGCTGCTGCTGGAGAATGTGTATCAGGCTGCCGAACATAGCGGCTTGGGCGGAACCATCCTGTCAGGCACCCGGACAGGTGTGTATGTCGGAAAGGATACCACCGGACGGAATGAGTATAACAACCGGGTGGATATCCTGGACCCTTTGAAAGTGACTTCAGGCTCGACCGGCATTCTGGCCAGCAGGATCGCTTATTATCTCAATTTAAATGGTCCTTGCCTGGTTGTGGATACAGCCTGTTCTTCCAGTCTGACCGCAATATGTCTGGCAACGCAGGCCCTGAAGCAGGGACAGATTGATATCGCCATTGTGGCGGGAGTATCCTTGGCGTATCTTCCTACCCAGCGCAACTCCCTGATTGACTCTGCCGACGAAATGATCCGCCCCTTTGATGCCGGGGCCAACGGTACCATGTGGGGCGAGGGGGCAGGGACGATCATTCTGAAGCGGATGAAGGAAGCGGTGCAGGACAACCATGTGATTCATGCCGTAATCAAGGGTTCGGAGATGAACAACAACGGAACATCCAACGGCATAACTGCACCGAATGCGGAAGCGCAGGAGAAGGTGCTGGTAGCCGCCTGGAAAGCGGCTAACATTGATCCGGAAACCATCTCTTATATCGAGGCTCACGCAACCGGAACCAAACTGGGGGACCCCATTGAAGTAAAGGGCATTACGAATGCGTTCAGACGTTTTACGAATAAAAGGCAATTCTGTGCCGCAGGCACCGTGAAAGCCAACATCGGCCATTTGGTCGGGGCCTCAGGGATGGCGTCGGTCATCAAAATGATAATGGCGTTCAAACATAAACAATTGCCTCCAGTGCTACAGTTCCAGAATCCGAATCCATTTATAGAATTTGCCGATTCCCCCATCTATGTTAACGACAAGCTTCAGGATTGGGGCGGCTCGGCCGCTCCGCGCAGATGCGGCATCAGTTCATTTGGATTCAGCGGAACGAATTGCCATATCCTGCTGGAGGAGCCGCCGGTCTTCACCAATCCGCAGGAAGAGAAGCAGGACTGGCATATTCTGGCGTTGTCGGCGAAGACGGCAGCATCCTTGAGCGCATTGATCAAACGCTACTTTCACATGATCAACGGAACCGTCACCTTGGATTTGCAAAATATTTGCTTCACTGCCAACATCAGCCGGGGACATTATGAGCATCGGATCGTCCTCCTGTTCCGGACCGAAAACGAGCTGCGCGCCAAGTTCAAATATCTGCAGGAGGCGGGCATCCCGCAAGCGGCGGATCATGATCAGAGAATCTATTACAAGGCCAGCAGGGTTAGTTACGACCAGGAGGGTCTTGACGGGGACGGCCTGCTTGAGCAGGACAAGCTCAAATTAAACAAGCTGGCGGAGAGCCTGATTGAGGAATGGAGCGTTGAAGAGACGCTGTCCGCTGTGGACAATCTGCACAAAATCGCACGATTGTATACGGATGGAGCGGATATCCAATGGGATCGTCTATATCAGGGCCAGCAGTACCGGTTAACCGAACTGCCCGCCTATGCTTATGAACCGGTTCGTCATTGGATCGGTGACCCCGCCCGGAAAGGGTTTTCCCCTTCGGGGAAACACTATCATTTACAATGGCTGCCGGATCATCGGGAACAACCCGCAGGGATCAAGCCGGATGAAGGAGCCTGGCTCTTTTTGGGCGGAACAGGAACAAAGAGCCAGGAGCTGCTTCGCGTATTGCGGAAGCAAGATATTGAGCTCATTGAGGTCACGCCGGGAGCCCGTTATCACCAATTGGCTGCTGACCGGTACAGCATCGGTTCAGGCGAGGAGTATTCTCTTTTGCTGAAAGAGCTTTCAAACCGGGGGATCAAACATGTCATACACTGCCTGAGCCTCGCCGACGAAAAGATTGCCGGGATAGAAGACTTGCATGCTGCGGAGAACAGGGGGGTGTATAACCTCTATCATTTGGTAACAGAGCTGTTGAACGGGCAGTATCATCAGGAACTGAACCTGTTTTTTGTTGCAGACCATACATTTTTGGTGAACCGGAATGAACCAGTGCTGAACCCGCATCATGCCGTTCTGTTCGGTATGGCTAAAGTGATCCCGCAGGAATACCCGCAATTCAAATGCCGCTGCATCGATATCGACAGTGCTACAGCCCCAGAAACGGTCTGGAAAGAGATTTGCTCCGGCAAAGAGGATTTCCAGGTGGCCTATCGGGACAACACCCGTTATCTCGAACATTTCGAAGAGCGGCGGCTTGAAGCTGCCGAAGCGGGCGGCGTGTCCCTGAAAGAAAACGGCGTCTATGTGGTGACCGGAGGACTTGGCGGTATCGGACTGGCGGTTGCCCAATATCTATCCGGGAAGCAACGGGTTCATCTCTGCCTGTTGAACAGGGGAACGCTGCCGCCCGGCCCAAGCCAAAGCCAAAGGATTCGCCAAATCGAAGCTAACGGGTCTGACGTAGATTTGTATTCTGTAGACATTTCCGCTCCCAATGAATTGCAGGGTGTGCTGCAAGCCATCCGCACCAAATACGGGCAGATCCATGGCCTATTCCATTGCGCGGGCATCGCCGGGGAAGGGCTGCTGATCAACAAAGGGAAGCCGGAGATCAAGCGGGTGCTTGAGGCAAAGGTAACGGGGACCTGGTTATTGGATCAGTATACGGCCCAAGATAACCTGGACTATTTTGTGCTGTTTTCTTCGGTCACGAGCCTGCTGGGGGGAATGGGACAGGCGGATTATACGGCTGCCAATGCGTACCTGGACGGGTTCAGCGACTACAGGCAGGCGAATAACCGCAGGAGTGTTACCATCAATTGGCCTGCATGGAAGGAAGTCGGCATGACGCTGAAATATGATATTCAGGAGGGACGCTCTCCCTTTTTGGGATTGACAGAGGAGCAGGGGATCAGCATCCTGGATGCTGTTTTGCAGCGGAAGCTGTCACGGATTATTGTCGGTGAAATCAATGAGCGCTATTTCCAGAACGGGGACCTTTCGCTGCCTTTTGCCGTGCCGCCCCAGATGATCTCCCGGGGAGCCGGAGTGTTCCACCCACAAGAAAAAGCAATAGCAGACGAGCCCACCCTCCCTATCCTGAAAGGCAGAAATGATCATAGCTACAATTCATACGAAATTTCGCTGGCAGCGATGTGGCAAAAGGTGCTGGGAGTAGCTGAGGTCAATGTGCATCTTCCTTTTCAGGAAACAGGCGGAAACTCCATTCTGGCTGCAAGCCTGGTCAAAGAAATTGACGGCGTCTATCCCGGTTGTGTCAACATCGCGACATTGTTTGCGTACCCCTCCATTGCCAAAATGGCGGAATACCTTAAGCAAACACAAAGCGAAAGCGAATCATCACGGGAAGCAGATCCGAAGGAAGCAAAGCGGATGGAGCTCAGCGATAAGCTATCCGGGTTTGTCGAGGGGAAGGTGCCGATCGAGAATATTTTGCAGTACCTGGATAACAACGAGTTGGGGGATGATGATGATTAA